In a single window of the Pseudomonas oryzihabitans genome:
- a CDS encoding serine hydrolase domain-containing protein, translating into MSSLLLASALGLGLSVPLAQAEDAALAARLDPILERAIAQQRIVGTVVMVARQGRVVYHRAAGFADREAGRAMQQDQLFRFASLTKPVVAVTALRLADQGQLDLQAPVSRYLPYFTTRLADGTPAVPTLAQLLSHTSGLHYGFGEERDGPYHQAGVSDGLDGATLTLEENLRRLAGVPLDFGPGSHWRYSLGLDVMGGVIAAATGLPLPAVVQREVSAPLALQDLTFHVTDPARLATAYRDGYPRPEPMSEPYLLPLPKGGILYSPARALSANAFASGGGGMQGSAGDYLAFLEALRQGKLLQPASQRLFMEDQIPGLQREDAPGWGFSLGAAVLRDARLAKTPQTPGTLQWGGVYGNAWFIDPARELSVVILTNTAIAGMSGPFPDAIRDALYQD; encoded by the coding sequence ATGTCTTCCCTACTGCTCGCCAGCGCCCTCGGTCTCGGCCTCAGCGTTCCCCTCGCCCAGGCCGAGGACGCCGCGCTCGCCGCCCGCCTGGATCCGATCCTGGAGCGCGCCATCGCCCAGCAACGCATCGTCGGCACCGTGGTCATGGTCGCTCGCCAGGGACGGGTGGTGTATCACCGCGCGGCCGGCTTCGCCGACCGTGAGGCCGGCCGCGCCATGCAGCAAGACCAGCTGTTCCGCTTCGCCTCCCTCACCAAGCCGGTGGTGGCCGTCACGGCACTCCGCCTGGCGGACCAGGGCCAGCTGGACCTGCAGGCTCCCGTCAGTCGCTACCTGCCCTACTTCACCACGCGCCTGGCCGACGGCACGCCGGCCGTGCCCACCCTGGCGCAGCTGCTCAGCCATACCTCCGGGCTGCACTACGGCTTTGGCGAAGAGCGGGATGGTCCCTATCACCAAGCCGGAGTATCCGACGGCCTCGATGGCGCTACCCTGACCCTGGAAGAGAATCTAAGGCGCCTGGCGGGCGTGCCGCTGGACTTCGGCCCCGGCAGCCACTGGCGCTACTCCCTTGGCCTGGACGTGATGGGTGGTGTGATCGCCGCCGCGACAGGGCTGCCGCTGCCCGCCGTGGTCCAGCGCGAGGTATCGGCACCGCTCGCGCTGCAGGATCTGACCTTCCACGTCACCGACCCCGCGCGCCTGGCGACCGCCTATCGCGACGGCTATCCACGCCCCGAACCCATGAGCGAGCCCTATCTGCTGCCGCTGCCCAAGGGCGGCATCCTCTATTCCCCGGCGCGCGCCCTTTCGGCGAACGCCTTCGCCTCGGGCGGTGGCGGCATGCAAGGAAGCGCAGGTGACTATCTGGCCTTCCTGGAGGCACTCCGCCAGGGCAAGCTGCTGCAACCAGCCAGTCAACGGCTGTTCATGGAAGATCAGATCCCAGGGCTGCAACGCGAAGACGCCCCTGGCTGGGGGTTCAGCCTGGGCGCGGCGGTGCTGCGCGATGCCCGGCTGGCGAAGACACCGCAGACGCCTGGCACCCTGCAGTGGGGTGGCGTCTACGGCAACGCCTGGTTCATCGACCCGGCGCGCGAATTGAGCGTGGTGATCCTGACCAATACGGCGATCGCCGGCATGAGCGGGCCCTTCCCCGACGCCATCCGCGATGCCCTCTATCAGGACTGA
- the def gene encoding peptide deformylase, with protein MIRDILKMGDPRLLRVAPPVAAARLGSAELHGLIQDMFDTMAAAGGVGLAAPQIGEDLQLMVFGFERNARYPDAPPVPLQVLINPHIEVLDASEELGWEGCLSIPGLRGEVPRPRRIRYRGVDGDGRPVEREAEGFHARVVLHEYDHLIGRLYPSRIQDFARFGFTEVLFPELTPAAQR; from the coding sequence ATGATTCGCGACATTTTGAAGATGGGTGATCCCCGACTGCTACGGGTGGCGCCGCCGGTGGCTGCCGCGCGCCTCGGCTCGGCCGAGCTGCATGGGCTGATCCAGGACATGTTCGACACCATGGCCGCCGCCGGAGGCGTTGGTCTGGCCGCGCCGCAGATCGGGGAGGACCTGCAGCTCATGGTCTTCGGCTTCGAACGCAACGCCCGCTACCCCGATGCCCCGCCCGTGCCGCTGCAGGTCTTGATCAATCCGCATATCGAGGTGCTCGATGCCAGCGAAGAGCTGGGCTGGGAGGGGTGCCTGTCGATTCCGGGTCTGCGCGGCGAGGTGCCGCGGCCGCGGCGAATTCGCTATCGCGGCGTGGACGGTGACGGCCGCCCGGTGGAGCGGGAGGCGGAGGGCTTCCATGCGCGGGTGGTGCTGCATGAGTACGACCATCTGATCGGTCGTCTCTACCCATCGCGCATCCAGGACTTCGCCCGCTTCGGCTTCACCGAGGTGCTCTTTCCCGAGCTGACGCCGGCTGCCCAGCGCTAG
- a CDS encoding DsbA family oxidoreductase yields the protein MTATPSVRLDVWSDYVCPFCYLELPQLARLQEEFGDSLAIEWHAFELRPDPTPTLDPAGDYLRRTWDRAVYPMAAEYGMVLRLPPVQPRSRLALEAAEFARDHDRFDAFHLAVFQAFFEEGRDIGDLEVLLDLARRNGLDSEALKASLARGEHTDVVLHAEDRAEALGITAVPTLLLRSARAPIEEAQALDGAVPFAQLAAAVRAQLDA from the coding sequence ATGACCGCCACCCCGAGCGTTCGTCTGGATGTCTGGAGCGACTACGTCTGCCCCTTCTGCTATCTGGAACTGCCCCAGCTGGCGCGCCTGCAGGAGGAGTTCGGCGACAGCCTTGCCATCGAATGGCATGCCTTCGAACTACGCCCCGACCCCACCCCCACCCTCGACCCCGCGGGCGACTACCTGCGCCGGACCTGGGATCGCGCGGTCTACCCCATGGCCGCCGAGTACGGCATGGTGCTGCGCCTGCCGCCGGTACAACCGCGCAGCCGCCTGGCCTTGGAAGCGGCGGAGTTCGCGCGCGACCACGACCGCTTCGACGCCTTCCACCTCGCGGTCTTCCAGGCCTTCTTCGAAGAGGGTCGCGATATCGGTGACCTGGAGGTCCTGCTCGATCTGGCACGCCGCAACGGGCTCGACAGCGAGGCACTCAAGGCCAGCCTCGCCCGTGGCGAGCATACCGATGTGGTGCTGCACGCCGAGGATCGCGCCGAAGCCCTGGGCATCACCGCCGTGCCGACCCTGCTGCTCAGATCCGCACGAGCCCCTATCGAAGAAGCCCAGGCGCTGGACGGGGCAGTGCCCTTCGCCCAGCTCGCGGCGGCCGTGCGGGCGCAGCTGGACGCCTGA
- a CDS encoding bestrophin family protein, with translation MGFFDRKLTFLRQTFSYVGWSVFWLLLWDIAITVDYMIFVDQRAQLPSIPLTLIGSALIVLTSFRNTSAYQRWWEARTLWGGMVNSSRSFTRQALTLIDDGDEHFNAIKTVLIERHLAYVRCLACQLSGDPLPKEVRTYLGKEEWAMRKETNNFANAILSGSSSLIALEYRAGRLDSIRLERLEATFVDMSNWQGGMERIANTPLPYPYVNFPRLFIFLFCVLMPIGLVESLEWYTPLASTVVGFIFLAMEKVGTDLQNPFQRSRHQITMGTICNTIEGNLRTMLRDARGGYASVSEIVRDSRMNSPERDSV, from the coding sequence TTGGGTTTTTTCGACCGCAAACTGACATTCCTTCGGCAGACCTTCTCCTACGTCGGCTGGTCGGTGTTCTGGCTTCTGCTGTGGGACATCGCTATCACCGTCGACTACATGATCTTCGTCGATCAGCGGGCGCAACTGCCCAGCATCCCGCTGACCCTGATCGGCTCGGCGCTGATCGTGCTGACCAGCTTCCGCAACACCAGTGCCTATCAGCGCTGGTGGGAGGCGCGCACCCTCTGGGGCGGCATGGTCAACAGCTCACGCAGCTTTACCCGGCAGGCGCTGACGCTCATCGACGACGGCGACGAACACTTCAACGCCATCAAGACGGTCCTCATCGAGCGCCACCTTGCTTATGTCCGCTGCCTGGCCTGCCAGCTCAGCGGGGATCCCTTGCCCAAGGAGGTACGTACCTACCTGGGCAAGGAGGAGTGGGCGATGCGCAAGGAGACCAACAACTTCGCCAACGCCATCCTCAGCGGTTCCTCCAGCCTGATCGCCCTGGAGTATCGCGCCGGTCGGCTGGACAGCATTCGCCTGGAGCGTCTCGAGGCCACCTTCGTCGACATGTCCAACTGGCAGGGCGGCATGGAGCGGATCGCCAATACGCCCTTGCCCTATCCCTATGTGAACTTCCCGCGGCTGTTCATCTTTCTGTTCTGCGTGCTGATGCCCATCGGCCTGGTGGAAAGTCTGGAGTGGTACACGCCGCTGGCCTCCACGGTGGTGGGTTTCATCTTCCTGGCGATGGAAAAGGTCGGCACCGATCTGCAGAACCCCTTCCAGCGCAGTCGGCACCAGATCACCATGGGCACCATCTGCAACACCATCGAAGGCAATCTGCGCACCATGCTGCGCGATGCCCGTGGCGGTTACGCCTCGGTCAGCGAGATCGTGCGGGATTCGCGGATGAATTCGCCGGAGAGGGATTCCGTCTGA
- the cprA gene encoding cationic peptide resistance protein CprA (CprA (cationic peptide resistance A) is an SDR family oxidoreductase by homology) codes for MSLPVSSIQFTAPQRRILVTGATGFLGGAVTLRLLELGHIEGLRFLVRAATQAEGLERLLQNLRMHDVDEHLAARLQPEQILCGDLLDTQWIEAARPQLLALDEVINCAAVASFSRNPKIWPVNVEGTFALAEACAQSRRLKRFLHVSTAMACGPQRESPVAETWDFPEPDQQLVDYTASKAAIELKLRNELPLLPLVVARPSIVVGHRRSGCKASGSIFWVFRMGFALERFTCGLDEQIDVIPVDYCAEALVELALKPKLSYSLYHISAGNAGACTFGEIDEAYAGAMGDAPVGDRYRQVDSADLKELAADFNERIGPANPRLVLRALKLYGGFADLNYLFDNQRLLDEGIAAPPRFTDYLDVCVHSSRDISIPAQMQWDFK; via the coding sequence ATGTCGCTTCCCGTCTCCTCCATCCAGTTCACCGCCCCGCAGCGCCGTATCCTCGTCACCGGAGCCACCGGCTTTCTCGGCGGCGCCGTCACCCTGCGCCTGTTGGAGCTGGGACATATCGAAGGCCTGAGATTCCTCGTCCGCGCCGCTACCCAGGCGGAAGGCCTGGAGCGCCTGCTGCAGAACCTGCGCATGCACGACGTCGACGAACATCTGGCCGCCCGGCTGCAACCCGAGCAAATCCTCTGCGGCGATCTGCTCGATACCCAGTGGATCGAGGCCGCCAGGCCCCAGCTGCTGGCGCTGGACGAGGTCATCAACTGCGCGGCAGTGGCCTCCTTCTCGCGCAATCCCAAGATCTGGCCGGTCAATGTCGAAGGCACCTTCGCCCTGGCCGAGGCCTGCGCCCAGTCCCGTCGCTTGAAACGCTTCCTGCATGTCAGCACCGCCATGGCCTGCGGCCCCCAGCGCGAATCGCCGGTCGCCGAGACCTGGGACTTTCCCGAGCCGGACCAGCAGTTGGTGGACTACACCGCGTCCAAGGCGGCCATCGAACTGAAGTTGCGCAATGAGTTGCCGCTGCTGCCGCTGGTGGTGGCGCGCCCCTCCATCGTCGTGGGCCACCGCCGTTCGGGCTGCAAGGCCTCGGGAAGTATCTTCTGGGTATTCCGCATGGGCTTCGCCCTGGAGCGCTTCACCTGCGGCCTCGATGAACAGATCGATGTCATCCCGGTGGACTACTGCGCCGAAGCCTTGGTGGAACTGGCACTGAAGCCCAAGCTGAGCTACAGCCTGTACCACATCTCCGCGGGTAATGCGGGCGCCTGCACCTTTGGCGAGATCGACGAGGCCTATGCCGGTGCCATGGGTGATGCCCCGGTGGGCGATCGTTATCGGCAGGTGGACAGTGCCGACCTCAAGGAACTGGCCGCGGACTTCAACGAACGCATCGGCCCGGCCAATCCGCGCCTGGTGCTGCGCGCGCTCAAGCTGTACGGCGGCTTCGCCGACCTGAACTACCTGTTCGACAATCAGCGCCTGCTCGACGAAGGCATCGCTGCCCCGCCGCGCTTCACCGACTACCTGGACGTCTGCGTGCACTCCTCGCGGGACATCAGCATCCCCGCGCAGATGCAGTGGGACTTCAAGTAG
- a CDS encoding DUF2789 domain-containing protein, whose product MELPVHDLTTLFEQLGLDSDPAAIDAFIASHSPLPDEVKVSEADFWSPSQKAFLKDEIMEDADWAPIVDELNVRLHRHD is encoded by the coding sequence ATGGAACTTCCCGTTCACGACCTGACGACCCTTTTCGAGCAACTGGGCCTGGATTCCGATCCGGCTGCCATCGATGCTTTCATCGCCAGCCATTCACCGCTGCCTGACGAGGTGAAGGTCTCGGAAGCCGATTTCTGGTCACCGTCGCAAAAGGCGTTCCTGAAGGACGAGATCATGGAAGATGCCGATTGGGCACCGATCGTCGACGAGCTGAACGTCCGCCTGCATCGCCATGACTAA
- a CDS encoding DctP family TRAP transporter solute-binding subunit: protein MIKTFLATLAGSLLALAAPLAVADPIVIKFAHVVTDDTPKGRGALQFQKLVQERLAGKVKVEVYPSSTLVGDADELEALRSNRVQMLAPSVSKLNALSKALRVYDLPYLFDNLEAVKRFQRRDKSRELLGSLVTHGITGLAYWNNGGRQLSATREIHAPADLKGLTFRVESSEVLAAYYQQLGAEAVQLPFAQVYDALRTGKVQGAENPWSNLLGQKINTVQPYIVEDNHSFLTYMLITNTSFWNALPFEIRSDLEAILDEVTQSVNRDAEGINAKARERVTASGTSKILVPTPAEREAWRAAVMPLIKKYEGEVGSDVLRAAEAANRR, encoded by the coding sequence ATGATCAAGACCTTTCTCGCCACCCTGGCCGGGTCGTTGCTCGCGCTGGCCGCGCCGCTGGCCGTCGCCGACCCCATCGTCATCAAGTTCGCCCATGTGGTCACGGACGACACGCCCAAGGGGCGCGGTGCGTTGCAGTTCCAGAAGCTGGTGCAGGAGCGTCTGGCCGGCAAGGTCAAGGTCGAGGTCTATCCCAGCTCCACCCTGGTAGGCGACGCCGACGAACTGGAGGCCTTGCGCAGCAACCGGGTGCAGATGCTGGCCCCTTCGGTCTCCAAGCTGAATGCGTTGTCCAAGGCGCTCAGGGTCTACGATCTCCCCTATCTGTTCGACAACCTGGAGGCGGTCAAGCGCTTCCAGCGCCGTGACAAGAGCCGTGAACTGCTGGGCAGCCTGGTCACCCACGGCATCACCGGGTTGGCCTATTGGAACAACGGTGGCCGTCAGCTTTCCGCCACGCGGGAAATCCACGCGCCTGCCGATCTCAAGGGCCTGACCTTCCGCGTCGAATCTTCCGAAGTCCTCGCCGCCTACTACCAGCAGCTGGGCGCCGAGGCGGTCCAGCTGCCGTTCGCCCAGGTCTACGACGCCTTGCGGACCGGCAAGGTGCAAGGCGCGGAGAATCCCTGGTCGAACCTGCTGGGGCAGAAGATCAACACCGTGCAGCCCTACATCGTCGAGGACAATCACAGCTTCTTGACCTATATGCTCATTACCAACACCAGCTTCTGGAACGCTCTGCCCTTCGAGATCCGTAGCGACTTGGAGGCGATCCTCGACGAGGTGACCCAGTCCGTGAACCGCGATGCGGAGGGCATCAACGCCAAGGCCCGCGAGCGGGTGACGGCATCCGGCACCAGCAAGATCCTGGTGCCAACGCCCGCCGAGCGCGAGGCCTGGCGCGCCGCCGTAATGCCCCTGATCAAGAAATACGAGGGCGAGGTGGGCAGCGACGTCCTGCGGGCTGCCGAGGCGGCCAATCGGCGCTGA
- a CDS encoding beta-ketoacyl-ACP synthase III, giving the protein MQHAVISGSGLYTPPESISNDELVASFNQWAGQWNAEHADAIAQGSLAPQPESSAAFIEKASGIRSRHVVDKAGILDPARMVPRIPERTNDEPSILCEMGVAAAREALERAGRTAADIDGVIVACSNLQRPYPAVAIEVQAALGIQGYGFDMNVACSSATFGLQTAANAVQLGQARAVLVIDPEICTGHLNFRDRDSHFIFGDAATALVVERADQAISAHRFEILGTRLFTQFSNNIRNNFGFLNRAAEEGMTNPDKLFVQEGRKVFKEVCPLVAELIANHLTELDIPVERVSRFWLHQANLAMNHLIVKRLLGREPEANEAPVILDTYGNTSSAGSVIALHLHHEDLASGSLGVLSSFGAGYSIGSVILRKV; this is encoded by the coding sequence GTGCAGCACGCGGTCATCAGCGGTAGTGGGCTCTATACGCCGCCCGAAAGCATTTCCAACGACGAACTGGTCGCGTCGTTCAACCAGTGGGCCGGCCAGTGGAACGCCGAGCATGCCGACGCCATCGCCCAGGGCAGCCTGGCGCCCCAGCCGGAATCCAGCGCCGCCTTCATCGAGAAGGCCTCCGGCATCCGCAGCCGCCATGTGGTCGACAAGGCGGGCATTCTCGATCCGGCGCGCATGGTGCCGCGCATCCCCGAACGGACCAATGACGAACCCTCGATCCTCTGCGAGATGGGCGTCGCTGCGGCCCGCGAAGCCCTGGAACGAGCGGGACGTACCGCCGCCGACATCGACGGTGTCATCGTTGCCTGCTCCAATCTGCAGCGCCCCTATCCGGCGGTAGCCATCGAGGTCCAGGCCGCCCTGGGTATCCAGGGCTATGGCTTCGACATGAACGTCGCCTGCTCATCGGCGACCTTTGGCCTGCAGACCGCCGCCAACGCCGTGCAACTGGGCCAGGCCCGGGCGGTACTGGTGATCGATCCGGAAATCTGCACGGGCCACCTCAACTTCCGTGACCGCGACAGCCACTTCATCTTTGGCGATGCCGCCACCGCCCTGGTGGTGGAACGCGCCGACCAGGCCATCTCGGCGCATCGTTTCGAGATCCTGGGCACCAGGCTGTTCACCCAGTTCTCCAACAACATCCGCAACAACTTCGGCTTCCTCAACCGCGCGGCGGAGGAGGGCATGACCAATCCGGACAAGCTGTTCGTCCAGGAAGGGCGCAAGGTGTTCAAGGAGGTCTGTCCGCTGGTAGCCGAACTGATCGCCAACCACCTCACCGAGCTGGACATTCCGGTCGAGCGGGTGTCGCGTTTCTGGTTGCACCAGGCCAACCTGGCGATGAACCACCTCATCGTCAAACGCCTGCTGGGGCGCGAGCCTGAGGCCAACGAGGCGCCGGTCATCCTGGATACCTATGGCAACACCAGCTCGGCAGGCTCGGTCATCGCGCTGCATCTGCATCATGAGGATCTGGCCAGCGGTAGCCTCGGCGTACTCAGCTCCTTCGGTGCGGGCTACTCCATCGGCAGCGTGATTCTGCGCAAGGTCTGA
- a CDS encoding ParB/Srx family N-terminal domain-containing protein, translated as MQPGSLLRVQLRQLRPTQPAIGHDQVLYKLGKYACDRRKLFDDYCEANGQHLSGGFQPSTSLRSAGDTLGARPPGTYPDEMKTVVIGPEQQLYLTDGHHTFSAFWEHPGGGPETWVWVRVTDDFSASATMAEFWIRLLDERKAWLKDPQGRPILPEQLPASLGLTAMADDPYRALVYFTRQIGYDKPRTPDGRVLPSEFLEFYWAEWLRMLLPLQGYDLDDRKRYAKLVEQAAKLMVANPGMLIGSSGRTALEMGGYRAVDKKVLRKLSASDGKFTYLLAARAQRAALSRAI; from the coding sequence GTGCAGCCAGGAAGCCTGCTCCGGGTACAGCTGCGACAGCTGCGCCCCACCCAGCCCGCGATCGGTCATGACCAGGTGCTGTACAAGCTTGGCAAGTACGCCTGCGACCGGCGCAAGCTGTTCGACGACTACTGTGAAGCCAACGGCCAGCACCTGAGTGGTGGATTCCAGCCCAGCACCAGCCTGCGTTCCGCAGGCGATACCCTGGGCGCCAGGCCGCCCGGAACCTACCCGGACGAAATGAAGACCGTCGTCATAGGGCCGGAGCAGCAGCTCTATCTCACCGACGGCCACCACACCTTTTCCGCCTTCTGGGAACATCCCGGCGGTGGCCCCGAGACCTGGGTATGGGTCAGGGTCACCGACGATTTCAGTGCGTCCGCGACCATGGCGGAGTTCTGGATTCGCCTGCTGGATGAACGCAAGGCCTGGCTCAAGGATCCCCAGGGGCGGCCGATCCTGCCCGAACAGCTCCCAGCATCTCTGGGGCTCACCGCCATGGCGGACGATCCCTATCGCGCCCTGGTGTATTTCACGCGCCAGATCGGCTACGACAAGCCACGTACTCCAGACGGTCGGGTATTGCCGTCGGAATTCCTGGAGTTCTACTGGGCCGAATGGCTGCGCATGCTGCTGCCCTTGCAGGGCTACGATCTCGATGATCGCAAGCGTTACGCCAAGCTCGTCGAGCAGGCGGCCAAGTTGATGGTGGCGAACCCCGGCATGCTGATCGGCAGTTCGGGGCGTACCGCGCTGGAGATGGGCGGTTACCGAGCGGTGGACAAGAAGGTACTGCGCAAGCTTTCTGCCAGCGATGGCAAGTTCACCTACCTGCTGGCCGCCCGCGCCCAGCGTGCGGCCCTGTCCCGGGCGATCTAG
- a CDS encoding GNAT family N-acetyltransferase, which yields MIVEYLYSLAQVSAEQWNGLLVDDQPFLRHEFLSTLEDSGSLGQGTGWQPAHQILKDAQGQLLAAMPAYLKAHSYGEYVFDWAWADACRRAGIDYYPKLLAAVPFSPVQGARLLGEPAACATLLDATTGSLAGLELSSLHVNFTDPKADAVLQDRDGWLARLGCQFHWHNRGYRDYGDFLAALTSRKRKQLRKERDQVAGLGVSFAWRKGDELSEAEWDFVYACYANTYEVRGQDPYLTRAFFSLLAERLPEAIRVVLVRQGSRPVAMAFYLRDGDTLYGRYWGCLQEFDQLHFETCFYQGIEYAIAEGLQRFDAGAQGEHKLIRGFEPTLTRSWHYLVHPGLRAAVAEFLDQERAGVQAYARQAAEALPYRQEDGAASC from the coding sequence ATGATCGTCGAGTATCTCTACAGCCTGGCCCAGGTGTCTGCCGAGCAGTGGAACGGTTTGCTGGTGGACGACCAGCCCTTTCTGCGGCATGAATTCCTCTCCACCCTGGAAGACAGTGGCAGCCTGGGGCAGGGGACCGGCTGGCAGCCGGCGCACCAGATCCTCAAGGATGCCCAGGGACAGCTGCTCGCCGCGATGCCGGCCTATCTCAAGGCGCACTCCTATGGCGAATACGTCTTCGACTGGGCTTGGGCCGATGCCTGCCGCCGAGCCGGGATCGACTACTATCCCAAGCTGCTGGCCGCCGTGCCCTTCTCGCCGGTACAAGGCGCGCGCCTGCTGGGTGAGCCAGCCGCCTGCGCGACCCTGCTCGACGCCACCACGGGCAGCCTGGCCGGTCTGGAGCTCTCCAGCCTGCACGTCAACTTCACTGACCCCAAGGCCGATGCCGTGCTGCAGGATCGCGATGGCTGGCTGGCCCGCCTCGGTTGCCAGTTCCACTGGCATAATCGCGGCTACCGCGACTATGGCGATTTTCTCGCAGCCTTGACCTCGCGCAAGCGCAAGCAGTTGCGCAAGGAGCGCGATCAGGTTGCTGGCCTGGGGGTGAGTTTCGCGTGGCGCAAAGGCGATGAGTTGAGCGAGGCGGAGTGGGACTTCGTCTATGCCTGCTATGCCAATACCTATGAGGTGCGCGGCCAGGATCCCTATCTGACGCGCGCCTTCTTCAGCCTGCTGGCGGAACGGCTGCCCGAGGCCATTCGTGTGGTGCTGGTGCGCCAGGGCAGCCGGCCGGTAGCCATGGCCTTCTACCTGAGAGACGGCGACACCCTCTATGGTCGCTACTGGGGCTGCCTGCAGGAATTCGACCAGCTGCATTTCGAGACCTGCTTCTACCAGGGCATCGAGTACGCCATCGCCGAAGGACTGCAGCGCTTCGATGCCGGCGCCCAGGGCGAGCACAAGCTGATTCGCGGCTTCGAACCTACGCTGACCCGTTCCTGGCACTACTTGGTGCATCCGGGGCTCAGAGCGGCCGTGGCCGAGTTTCTCGATCAGGAGCGAGCAGGGGTCCAGGCTTATGCCCGACAAGCCGCCGAAGCCTTGCCCTACCGCCAGGAGGATGGCGCGGCCTCATGCTGA
- a CDS encoding YnfA family protein — protein MLNYLWFLLAALFEIAGCYAFWLWLRLDRSPWWIVPGLASLVLFALLLTRIESAYAGRAYAAYGGIYVVASLGWLALVERTRPTWTDLAGGLLCVAGALVILLAPRGSA, from the coding sequence ATGCTGAACTATCTCTGGTTCCTGCTGGCCGCGCTGTTCGAGATCGCGGGCTGCTACGCCTTCTGGCTCTGGCTGCGTCTGGATCGCAGTCCCTGGTGGATAGTCCCGGGTCTCGCCAGCTTGGTGCTCTTCGCCTTGCTGCTGACCCGTATCGAATCTGCCTACGCCGGTCGCGCCTATGCCGCCTATGGCGGCATCTATGTAGTGGCCTCGCTGGGTTGGCTGGCGCTGGTCGAGCGCACTCGCCCGACCTGGACGGACCTGGCGGGTGGCTTGCTCTGCGTAGCGGGGGCGCTGGTGATCCTGCTGGCGCCGCGGGGCAGCGCCTAG
- a CDS encoding YheU family protein has protein sequence MIIPHDQLAAATLDNLLEDFVTRDGTDNGDETPLATRTQRARRALETGEAVILFDPDSALCQLVLRRDVPPELLDD, from the coding sequence ATGATCATCCCCCACGACCAGCTCGCTGCCGCCACCCTCGACAACCTGCTGGAAGACTTCGTTACCCGCGACGGCACCGACAACGGTGACGAAACGCCCCTGGCGACCCGCACCCAGCGCGCCCGGCGCGCCCTGGAAACCGGCGAAGCCGTCATCCTCTTCGATCCGGACAGTGCTCTGTGCCAGCTGGTGCTAAGGCGCGATGTGCCCCCCGAGCTGCTCGACGACTAG